Within the Sebastes umbrosus isolate fSebUmb1 chromosome 5, fSebUmb1.pri, whole genome shotgun sequence genome, the region aagtatgtgatttggaacgtagcccaGGACATCTTTTTAATTATGTAGGCTGATTAGTTCAGTCCAGTAGTTGTCCGTGGATTATGAAATGTTAACACTGACTGAATCTTCTGTAGTCCTGAGATGCTGAATGAACTACTTTACTGATATATActgtttgcatttttgcataatgtatgtgtgttttctttcctttctttactAGGTTGAGTGCCGACAGCCCGTTCCATGCAGAGCACAGCTGGGAGCAGGACAGAAACATCAAGAAAGGGAAGATCCAGTTTGGCCGCTGTTACCCCGGTCTGTCAGAGGGAGCTCTGAACTTCATGAAGAGCAGCCTGAATAACAAATCCTGGTGAGTGTCTCTTTCAAAATACAGTTTGCATTAGAGAGATTATTTATGTGAAAAATTTGGATTAGTGAACTAGGAACATAAATATGTATCTTAATATGATAAAAAACTTCCTAGGGGGAGACCCACTGCAGCTGAGTGTCTCCAGAACCCGTGGCTGAGAGCCCATCGCGCCCCACACAAAGGTCGACACTCCAAAGTGTGTTTCTCCACTGACAAGCTTAAAGATTACCTCAAGCAGAAGGAGGAGAAACGAGACCAGGTCCGCACCAAGCTCCAGGGTCCCTTCTTCCAGTAATGCTGTAACACTGTGGGGGTTTCTAGAAACTATACCACCTTATTATATGCAGCACATTTCATTTCAGCTGATAGTTTCCTGTGTGGCTCTAAAATCCTTTTAGTATCCTCTGATTTTTAACATGTGATGCGTCTTAATGAGTTTTCAAAGTGTATTCATCCATCAGCTTGTATATGTTTGTGTGCTTTAGTTTATATGGAAACATATCAGGGATAAGGTTTAGTAAGAGTGCATGAGAAACTGTTGTTTTGCTCCTCAGTATCAGACAGACGCATGTGTTTGGCCTTAAAACTGTTTTCTGTGCTATTCTTCTTCATAGAGAAGGCAGATACTTTTCTGAGtggtatgttttatttaaaaatgtacacaTGTTGCCTTAAAGTTATAATGTACAAATGGGAAATTAATTAGATTTATAGGTTTTATTGAATGCTTCTAAGTTTcataatacttaaaaattgggtCAATAACTCTTTCGGATGAGTTGACAAATGAACGATTAATTAAACGTCACGAAAGTGGTCCGTCATTGTCCTCACATTCTTTATTCAGTCTCatttgtacacaaacacacaaacatgcatgaaaatgttttcttctttcataataattaaataatatgcAGCatgtaattatttaaataacacAATATAACAGTCATATACTTAACTATGAGTGGATTTATTTCTACTGTATTAGAattcaacaaaacaaataaatgtaaccattgAGCGGTGATCTGCTGACTGGTGGTACCGATGTGTACTCCACTTAAGCCAGTGCCAAACTTTGTTTTATAAAGACCAAATGTAGCACTGAATTTGGCAGTTGTACCTATTTTTCTTTAACATAGCAGCTGAGCCAGCTGGCAGAGATGTATTGGTCAGGATGTTCACACCTAGATATCAACCACTGCTTTGACTAAATCTAACACAAACCCCAATTCCCTCAGTCAAGAACAAACATCTTTCAATTCAGAGTCCTTCTCTTCCATCTGAGCATCAGTGGGCATGAAACTGTACTGAGCAAACCTCCGACCATATGACGTAGTAAAgcgtaaaagaaaaacaaactcttCTCGAGGAAAGTTTATTTCAGATGAAGTGAGTGAAGATGGAGTTATTCAGGCCAGAGTCACAAGTGTTGGTTCTTCTGGGTTTCTGTTTCCTTCTCATCATTTGGCCTCCTGAACTTTTTGGATTTCCTGTTAAGAGAGAcgatacttttactttttgtgcatttaaagaggacctattatgcttttgtgctttttccctttcctttagtgtgttatatattttttgtgcatgtaaaaggtctgcaaagttacaaaacccaaagtccaccccaaagggagttactctcccccacagaatcactgctcctgaactgcctgaaacgcctcgcttgaagtcctgccttttcttctgtaacgtggtgatgtcaccaagtaacacatttgcataatacctgcctagcagatagtttggcacaccctcaaacaaagctagttagaacggagctggagcggagtccgaagagtttggtttgattaaccaatcacaacagagtgagtGTTTCcgagggtgaaaagagatgtgcagcacagccggtatgggaaaaataaagcaattttgaacattaaagcatgtaaacatgttgtagtaggaaccaaaaatacaagtatgcacctgaacataagcataataggtcctctttaactaaTGGTTTTGTCAAGACCGTCATGATGAATATAAAATGGTCAACATGTGGCAGACAAGAGTCGCACCGTATTTGATAAATaagtaagagaaaatatattttactcaCTTCATTGAGGATATCTTTCAGCTCCTCGTAAGCCCTCTCTAAGTCATCATTGACGATAACAACATCGAACACTCCGGGCTCGTTACCTAGAGAAGAGAATTGGATCATCTGCAAATGGTTGtctttatttcagcatcatgtCCAAGTAGAGCTGCTGAGAAACTTACTGAGCTCCATGTCGATACGTGCTGCGTCCAGGCGTTTCTGTAAactgtcctctgtctctgtctgtctgtccctcagACGTTTTTCCtgagaaaaacagtgaaacaaGATCTTTGAACCGAGAGCTGCTCCGCGAAGAAACAAAACAGCTGTCACATTGTTTTCAAAGGAAATCTAGGGATCAATGTAATATGGTGAGCAAAgtatacaacaacaaaaaactaaaataaatgttactCTTTGACAGCCTTATTTGCACAAGCAAGAACAGAGCTCAATGAATATAACATGTGCATTGAAATATTACGATATATGACATTAATGCAATGTATGTAAGTTGGACATTTACAAGGATCTCCATGGAGGGAGGCTGGATGGAGATGTAGATGGGGTTCAGGTCAGTCTCTTTAATCCTCTTTACCCCCTGGATGTCCACATCTAAGATGCAGATTTGGTTCTTTGCCAGCACGTCTTCTATGGCAGCTTTACTAGAGAATCAATGCATCGTTACGTCAGAAAATCATTCAAAACCAGCAGGACTATACTATACATCTGACCATTGACGATATCCAACCAGGTGTTGAGCGTGTAATCGTGTCAATTTGTGATTGTCGCACGAAGTGACTAAAGTAAGAGGATCTCTGCATTAATCCAAGCTGTTCAGTGGGTGTATGTTATCTTCAGAATAAGAGGAAGAGATTAAACGTGACACACTCAGCGCTGATCCGCAGCGCTGCTCTTTTTGACCTAAGGGGGGTTAAAGATCCACCATCTGCCACCTGACTATTATACATCCTCTTGATCCCTGTGGTTGAGCCTGAGGGTAGTCTTTTATAAGACAACTGTCTCAGTTTCTATTGAAATAAGTTGAACCAGTATCAGTGACACTGGTACTTTATTGTCTTTTCACTCATATTAACTCGGCTTTTCTTTCAGATTTTCATCCTCTGGGTGGAAAAGCTTCTGAAACAGCATTGACAATGTCCCTTAATGGTTATTGAAACTGAGGCATAAGATAGATAAAATGTGTACAAAAAGCGATCGTGCATctaaatcagtggttcccaaactggggTCCGGGCCCCCCTTAGAGGGgcaccaaagatcacagggggtgcgccaggatttggcTGCTCTGAATCTGTCAAAATTGGATTTGCTCatttataactaaaatcattTACTGGAAAAtgtatacaaaagtctgtatataaaactatctaaaaagatatatttttttgcttctTAGTAGCAAAAttgaacaaaatattctgcttcaatccatatttgttgccgtttagcctttcaaaataaCCAACATTTTCACTTCGGTCAAAAACCTATATGCTCTCCCGCTTGATACAAATGGAGGcccgcacctgtattaacagggTGGTCTAGCACCAATCTAACAACTctaataggttgggaaccacggATCTAAATCATAGACATTTTCTAAGGTTGTGTGGTGAAAAATAAGGTGGCATCCATGCAGAGATGCAGATATTTACCTCGTTCCATACATGTTGCCGGAAAACTCGGCGTTTTCGATGAACTCTCCGTTGTCAATCCCCTCCTGCATGGCCTCTCTCGTTGTGTAGTGGTAGTCTGTAAGAtgcaacattaataatgaatatagTTCTCTCACAACGGAAATAAATGTTGAAAGAGAGGTGATGCAGATCAAAAGAAGATGAGTCCAGTTTCATCACAGGGAACACATGCAAAATTAAAGAAAGTCCAGGCACAAAGGCTGAACTTGTTTACAATTTACTGGATATGTATTTTTGCTTATAGCTGACGGTGTGTCTTCAAGTATATGGTGTtgagactgtgtgtgtagtAGCTTATGCAGTCATTATCTGGGGGAAAAGCATGCAAAGAtgagaaacatgtttttttgtcaaatacTATCTAAAAGATGCCATTAGTATAACAAATACAGAGCACATTATACTGTCTATACCAGATCCATAGGCCTAAACATCAAAAACCTCTGTGGATCTAAAACAGCAGAGTTTTTGGAAACAAACACGTTACTACTTCTAACATGGATGGACGCTGTGATGGCACACAATCATTAGCATGAGAACATGAAGGAGTCTGCTCAGACTGAAGTAACAATCTGAAGCGAAACAATCTGGCTGTGCTGTAAACATAGATAATAAGCCTGAAAACAAGGCAGAGATTACTTTAAAACAGCACTCAGGAAAACTGCAGTATATGAAATGTTTATATGTAAGATCAAAACATGAGTTTGTCCCAGAGTGAGCAAAATCCACTGTTATGTTAACAAAAATCTATTCAGTGCCAGTGGGACAGGACAGTAGTTTTTGAAAAGCTCAGATTTATCCTGTATATCCCAAAATGAATTAACGTTATGAATGTTTCTCCTGGGATGCTAATGGTTGGTTGCAAATCATCAGTGCTCCATCAGCTACAGCGGGAAAATAGGACACACAAAATCTCACGGGACTGGAAATGGGAATCACTACCGAGGCGTCACAGGGGGCTATTTTCAAAAGCTTTTTACTCCAAAGTGTAAACTGTTTGATCCCGATTCCTTACGTAATTAaacgttttttcttttctctttttgtttgtaaaatcaaATGACAGCGTGCCAGAATTATGAAAGTAACCCCTCCGCCTTAAAAAACTGTGATCAGGAGTCACATTGAAGTCACCTGCATCTGATATGTTTAGACACGAAAATGAGGTAGACTTTTCTAAGTCTTCAGAGGAGAAGACGGCCGCTACGGGCAGTAAAGTAGCCCCCAGAAGCATGGGGAGCGTGTTCAGCCCTAAGGAGAAAGCAAAGAAGGTAGAGAAAGAGGTTTATCCCTTTATATCAAGAGCTAGCCTAGGGAGGGGACAAAACCATTCGTGTAGTTCACTTGGGAGTAAGAAGTGTTGTGGGCGTCATTTTAGACCGGGCAGGTAGGAAAGGCTGGGAAacaaagagatgtaaaatgCCCCTTTATCACAGATCTACAGATTCAAATCCAAGTCCAGGGCTCCTAAATGGAgaatccatagactgtatataaagatggacaacacatctccacttcctcccactgtgcagaaatgaagccaacataTCGGGATACGGGAGATGCCATcctgagattttgacgtcatttggagccagagtctgcgcagtagtgatcgggtgGTGGAGCTGCAGTATtgaggtcacccgcccgaacagcccgttctcactcctaacttgtcaaataccaccTTTTGGTAAGtacccctcggcatcggaaactgacgcacggaggcgccctttagcaacagtatgtgacgaaccaggTTTTcgactaactccaatgtaaaccctcCCGCGGctttattcgacggtcggagcgaGTGACgcagtattaatagcgtgagaatCCACTAAGGATGGGAGAGgggttaaacaaacacaagactttcaaccatgagaccgctgttcgtgtcccatgtgaaactaaaagttatgttgacttattttgtcacgacagtcgttagtcacatgactcgtccGTCGAATCACTTGAGTCGAGTCGCGAGTCAGTGAGGTTAGTCAGTTTAATTTGAAAGAacactgtgcatgtaaacgAGTGCATATTGGCACGTCGTCTCTGGTTCATCCAAAAGTGACGCAAGAGGGTTACCCCGTGCGTTGGtctccaatgccgaggggcgctgaccaagtgGCTagtagcatcaaataactaattaaaaccaaatttatcagaaaaaattaatacttgaacatacatcagtgtgataagaatgacctaaaatgacagaaaccatcattgggaaaaatttatttgaggtgtactttgactttttagttcagctcatgtcccatccgctaacatggaggaggtggaatttatgaccta harbors:
- the guk1b gene encoding guanylate kinase 1b isoform X1 → MSGPRPLVLSGPSGAGKSTLMKRLMKDHEGIFGFSVSHTTRNPRPGEEDGKGLNTLPMLLGATLLPVAAVFSSEDLEKSTSFSCLNISDADYHYTTREAMQEGIDNGEFIENAEFSGNMYGTSKAAIEDVLAKNQICILDVDIQGVKRIKETDLNPIYISIQPPSMEILEKRLRDRQTETEDSLQKRLDAARIDMELSNEPGVFDVVIVNDDLERAYEELKDILNEEIQKVQEAK
- the guk1b gene encoding guanylate kinase 1b isoform X2, whose product is MSGPRPLVLSGPSGAGKSTLMKRLMKDHEGIFGFSVSHTTRNPRPGEEDGKDYHYTTREAMQEGIDNGEFIENAEFSGNMYGTSKAAIEDVLAKNQICILDVDIQGVKRIKETDLNPIYISIQPPSMEILEKRLRDRQTETEDSLQKRLDAARIDMELSNEPGVFDVVIVNDDLERAYEELKDILNEEIQKVQEAK